The following are from one region of the Staphylococcus argenteus genome:
- a CDS encoding ABC transporter ATP-binding protein yields MSNLLKVNSLNVQFNYDETTVQAVKNVSFELRKKHILGIVGESGSGKSITAKSILGLLPDYPDHTLTGEIIFDGKVLTELTSASLRQIRGKDISMIFQDPLSSLNPRLTIGKQITEVLFQHKRVSKSEAKSMAIDILDKVGIKDATRQFNAYPHELSGGMRQRVMITIALILKPQILIADEPTTALDASTQNQLLQLMKSLYEYTETSIIFITHDLGAVYQFCDDVIVMKDGSVVESGTVESIFKSPQHTYTKRLIDAIPNIHQTRPPRQLSNDILLKFDHVSVDYTSPNGSIFRAVRDINLAIRKGETLGIVGESGSGKSTLGKTVVGLKDVSEGFIWYNNVPAKELKPLRQDIQMIFQDPFASINPRFKVIDVIKRALIIHGKIKDDDMIKTVVSLLEKVGLDQSFLYRYPHELSGGQRQRVSIARALAVEPKLIVCDEAVSALDVSIQKDIIDLLKQLQLDFGITYLFITHDMGVINEICDRVAVMKNGEIVELNNTEDIIKHPQSDYAKQLISAVPVITK; encoded by the coding sequence ATGTCAAATTTATTAAAAGTCAACAGTCTGAATGTACAATTCAATTATGATGAAACTACAGTTCAAGCGGTAAAAAATGTCTCTTTCGAATTACGAAAAAAACATATTTTAGGTATAGTTGGTGAATCTGGATCAGGTAAAAGTATTACGGCAAAATCAATTTTAGGTCTATTACCAGATTATCCAGATCATACTTTAACTGGAGAAATTATTTTTGACGGTAAAGTACTAACAGAATTAACCTCTGCATCATTAAGACAAATTCGAGGAAAAGATATCTCGATGATTTTTCAAGATCCACTTTCCTCTTTAAATCCAAGATTAACGATTGGCAAGCAAATTACAGAAGTTCTATTTCAACATAAACGTGTATCAAAGTCAGAAGCAAAGTCGATGGCCATCGATATTTTAGATAAAGTTGGAATTAAAGATGCGACACGTCAATTTAATGCTTATCCACATGAACTTTCTGGTGGTATGCGTCAACGTGTCATGATAACAATTGCCTTAATTTTAAAACCACAAATTTTAATCGCAGATGAACCAACAACAGCATTAGATGCAAGTACACAAAATCAATTACTGCAGTTAATGAAGTCCCTTTATGAGTACACAGAAACATCTATTATTTTTATCACACACGATTTAGGCGCTGTGTATCAATTTTGCGACGATGTGATTGTAATGAAAGATGGAAGTGTCGTTGAAAGTGGTACGGTTGAAAGTATCTTTAAATCACCGCAACATACATATACGAAACGCTTGATTGATGCGATTCCTAATATTCATCAAACTCGTCCGCCAAGACAATTAAGTAATGATATTTTATTAAAATTCGATCACGTGAGCGTAGATTATACATCACCGAATGGCAGCATATTCCGAGCAGTTAGAGATATAAACTTAGCTATTAGGAAAGGTGAAACATTAGGTATCGTTGGGGAGTCAGGTTCAGGAAAATCAACTTTAGGTAAGACGGTCGTCGGTCTAAAGGATGTGTCAGAAGGCTTTATTTGGTATAACAATGTACCTGCTAAGGAATTGAAACCTTTACGCCAAGACATTCAAATGATTTTCCAAGATCCATTCGCATCTATCAATCCAAGATTTAAAGTCATTGATGTAATTAAACGAGCTCTTATTATTCATGGGAAAATAAAAGATGATGATATGATTAAAACTGTCGTATCCTTGTTAGAAAAAGTTGGCCTAGATCAAAGCTTCTTATATCGTTATCCACATGAGTTATCTGGTGGACAACGCCAACGTGTAAGTATCGCGAGAGCACTCGCTGTAGAACCTAAACTAATTGTTTGCGACGAGGCAGTGTCAGCTTTAGACGTTTCAATCCAAAAAGATATCATCGATTTATTAAAACAATTACAGTTAGATTTTGGCATCACTTATTTATTCATCACACACGACATGGGCGTCATCAATGAAATATGTGATCGCGTTGCAGTGATGAAAAATGGTGAGATCGTTGAACTTAATAACACAGAAGATATTATCAAACATCCGCAATCAGACTATGCAAAACAACTTATTTCAGCAGTGCCTGTCATTACAAAATAA
- the ggt gene encoding gamma-glutamyltransferase has product MVINLNDKQKTTSKEGLISVSHPLAAKIGKGVLDKGGNAMDAVIAIQLALNVVEPFASGIGGGGYLLYYEQSTGSITAFDAREAAPAHIDQEFYLNDSGEYKSFFDMTTHGKTVAVPAIPKLFDYIHKHYAKFSLEELINPAIELAMEGHSANWATEKYSRQQHARLTKYHETAQVFTNKNRYWREDDWIIQPEIGKTFQILKEHGFNAFYKGDIAEKLVKVVKKYGGTITLEDLANYDIQIKTPISATFKDYDIYSMGPSSSGGITVIQILKLLEHVDLPSMGARSVDYLHYLIQAMHLAYSDRAQFLADDNFHDVPVESLIDDDYLNTRSKLIDSDKANIDIEHGAISDCIIHTDVDENHTETTHFCVIDKEGNIASFTTSIGMIYGSGITIPGYGVLLNTTMDGFDVVAGGINEIASYKRPLSNMAPTIVTHHGKPILTVGALGAISIIASVAQTLINVLVFGMDIQQAIDEPRIYSSHPNRIEWEPQFSQSTILALIARGHAMESKPDAYIGDVHGLQVDSNTREASGGADDTREGTVMGGDVLTIRKQPLPISKMYDNDAYHVYFNNVQLPLLADQVRWMHDKCWIEESVVRIILSGVSAHVEDLRSYEIAGENYIDIAWLARKKGYQVTLKDDSLYLSDESYHSVKRNTNAYYRYDRDSITR; this is encoded by the coding sequence ATGGTCATTAACTTAAATGATAAACAGAAAACAACATCTAAAGAAGGGTTAATTTCCGTGTCGCATCCTCTTGCTGCTAAAATTGGTAAGGGTGTATTAGACAAAGGCGGCAATGCTATGGATGCAGTAATTGCGATTCAACTGGCATTGAATGTGGTAGAACCATTTGCATCAGGTATAGGTGGAGGCGGGTACTTACTCTATTATGAGCAAAGTACTGGCAGTATAACTGCGTTTGATGCGCGTGAAGCTGCACCTGCACATATTGATCAGGAATTTTATTTAAATGATTCAGGCGAATATAAATCGTTTTTTGATATGACTACACATGGTAAAACTGTGGCAGTACCGGCAATTCCGAAGCTGTTCGATTATATTCATAAGCATTATGCTAAGTTTTCATTAGAGGAATTAATCAATCCTGCAATTGAGTTAGCTATGGAAGGTCATTCTGCTAATTGGGCTACTGAAAAATATTCGCGCCAGCAACATGCAAGGTTGACAAAGTATCACGAAACGGCGCAAGTATTTACGAATAAAAATCGCTATTGGCGTGAAGATGACTGGATTATACAACCCGAAATAGGCAAGACATTTCAAATATTAAAAGAGCATGGATTTAATGCATTTTATAAAGGTGACATTGCGGAAAAGTTAGTAAAGGTTGTTAAAAAATATGGTGGCACAATCACTTTAGAGGACTTAGCAAATTATGACATTCAGATTAAAACACCAATTAGTGCGACGTTTAAAGATTATGATATTTATTCAATGGGGCCATCTAGTTCCGGCGGTATCACAGTTATTCAAATATTGAAGTTATTAGAGCATGTCGATCTACCTTCAATGGGAGCAAGATCTGTCGATTATTTGCACTATTTAATACAAGCTATGCATTTAGCATATAGTGATCGTGCACAGTTTTTGGCAGATGATAACTTTCATGATGTACCTGTAGAGTCATTAATTGATGACGACTATTTAAATACACGCAGTAAGCTCATTGATAGTGATAAAGCAAATATCGATATAGAACATGGCGCTATTTCAGATTGCATAATTCATACAGATGTTGATGAAAATCATACCGAAACAACACATTTTTGTGTAATTGATAAAGAAGGTAATATTGCTTCATTTACGACGTCAATCGGTATGATTTACGGTTCAGGTATCACTATTCCAGGATATGGCGTGTTATTAAATACGACAATGGATGGTTTTGATGTAGTAGCAGGTGGAATCAACGAAATTGCATCATATAAACGACCTCTAAGTAATATGGCTCCAACGATTGTGACACATCACGGTAAACCGATATTAACGGTAGGTGCACTTGGTGCCATAAGTATTATTGCTAGCGTCGCACAAACATTGATCAATGTCTTAGTGTTTGGGATGGACATTCAACAAGCTATTGATGAACCTAGAATTTATAGTAGTCATCCTAATCGTATCGAATGGGAGCCTCAATTTTCACAATCTACAATATTAGCATTGATTGCACGTGGACATGCGATGGAAAGTAAACCAGATGCCTATATTGGAGATGTGCATGGATTACAGGTTGATTCGAATACACGTGAAGCTTCGGGAGGGGCTGATGACACGAGAGAGGGTACTGTGATGGGTGGCGATGTGTTAACGATTAGAAAACAACCATTACCTATTTCAAAAATGTATGATAATGACGCCTATCATGTATATTTCAATAATGTGCAGTTACCATTATTAGCAGATCAAGTACGATGGATGCATGACAAATGTTGGATTGAGGAAAGTGTCGTTAGAATCATTTTGTCTGGAGTTAGTGCACATGTTGAAGATTTGAGAAGCTATGAAATCGCCGGAGAAAATTATATAGATATTGCCTGGTTGGCACGGAAGAAAGGTTATCAAGTTACCTTAAAGGATGACAGTTTATATTTAAGTGATGAATCGTATCATTCAGTAAAAAGAAATACAAATGCGTATTATCGATATGATCGAGATAGCATTACAAGGTAA
- a CDS encoding ABC transporter permease has translation MNCTFRLLTFNKFDMMLCLPIHKCVNLFYTFVYHSNLLKIILQGVIIIITYSKSFKLLYHKAFYRVILSVLSLPIFLYAVIGFAFSTKRKKFYANNSEISEIEQALQEKYKYLSQLKSTTQIHREAIKIFKTQRSNTNFNSIEQAHFSSYFENVLFHKFIIIKVVLALPLFVMLTFYLQPLVRYIFERIIMAVIVIIGVIISVFTILYFSPLDAAYSILGQNATKAQIHQFNVLHHLNEPYFIQLWDTIKGVFTFDLGTTYKGNEVVTKAVGERIPITILITVLALIVALIIAIPVGIISAMKRNSWLDITLMTIALIGLSIPSFWQGLLFILAFSLKLDILPPSYIPEHPISLILTVLVIGTSIAASITRMTRSSVLEVMRSDYVLTAYAKGLSTTQVVIKHILKNAIVPIVTLVGLLVAELLGGSAVTEQVFNINGIGRYIVQKQLIPDIPAVMGGVVYISIVISLSNLIIDIFYTLIDPKLRSEINERK, from the coding sequence TTGAATTGTACATTCAGACTGTTGACTTTTAATAAATTTGACATGATGTTGTGCCTCCCTATTCACAAATGTGTAAATTTATTCTATACTTTTGTATATCATAGTAATCTACTCAAGATTATTTTACAAGGAGTGATTATCATAATTACTTATTCAAAGTCATTTAAGTTGTTGTATCATAAGGCATTTTATAGGGTTATACTTTCGGTATTGAGCTTACCAATATTTTTATATGCAGTGATTGGTTTTGCTTTTTCAACTAAGAGAAAAAAATTTTACGCTAATAATTCTGAAATTTCAGAAATCGAACAAGCGTTACAAGAAAAATATAAATATTTGTCTCAGCTAAAGTCGACTACACAAATACATAGAGAAGCAATCAAAATATTCAAGACGCAAAGGTCTAATACCAACTTTAATAGCATTGAACAAGCGCATTTTTCATCATACTTTGAAAATGTATTGTTCCACAAGTTCATCATTATCAAAGTGGTATTGGCTTTACCACTGTTCGTTATGCTGACATTTTATTTACAGCCATTAGTTAGGTATATTTTCGAACGCATCATTATGGCTGTAATTGTTATTATTGGCGTAATCATTAGTGTCTTTACAATTTTATATTTTTCACCACTTGATGCGGCATATAGCATATTGGGGCAAAATGCTACAAAGGCACAAATACATCAATTTAATGTATTACATCACCTTAACGAACCTTATTTTATTCAATTGTGGGATACTATCAAAGGCGTTTTTACGTTTGATTTAGGTACAACATACAAAGGAAATGAGGTAGTGACAAAAGCGGTTGGCGAGAGAATTCCAATTACAATTCTTATAACAGTATTAGCGTTGATTGTGGCACTAATTATTGCGATACCAGTAGGGATTATTAGTGCGATGAAGAGAAATAGTTGGCTTGATATCACATTGATGACGATAGCTTTAATTGGTTTATCCATTCCAAGTTTCTGGCAAGGGCTATTGTTTATTTTGGCGTTCTCATTGAAATTGGATATTTTACCACCGTCTTATATTCCAGAACATCCAATATCGTTGATTTTAACTGTACTTGTCATTGGAACAAGTATTGCTGCTTCTATAACGCGTATGACAAGGTCTTCAGTTCTTGAAGTTATGCGTAGTGATTATGTATTAACGGCTTATGCAAAAGGGCTATCGACGACGCAAGTAGTTATTAAGCACATTTTAAAAAATGCAATCGTTCCAATTGTGACGCTAGTCGGTCTATTAGTGGCGGAGTTACTGGGTGGCTCAGCTGTGACGGAACAAGTATTTAATATTAATGGTATCGGTCGCTATATTGTTCAAAAACAACTTATACCTGATATCCCAGCGGTCATGGGTGGGGTCGTATATATATCAATAGTTATTTCATTATCAAATTTAATCATTGATATTTTCTATACGCTTATCGATCCAAAATTACGTAGTGAAATTAACGAAAGGAAGTGA
- a CDS encoding type I restriction endonuclease subunit R codes for MAHQSEYALENEMMNQLEQLGYERVTIRNNEQLLDNFRAILNERHADKLDGKPLTDKEFQRLLTMIDGKSIFESARILRDKLPLRRDDESEVYLSFLDTKSWCKNKFQVTNQIAVEDAYKARYDVTILINGLPLVQVELKRRGIDINEAFNQVKRYRKQNYTGLFRYIQMFVISNGVETRYFSNNDSELLKSHMFYWSDKQNKRINILQSFTETFMRPCQLAKMISRYMIINETDRILMAMRPYQVYAAEALVQQATETGNNGYIWHTTGSGKTLTSFKASQILSQQESIKKVIFLVDRKDLDSQTEEEFNKFAKGAVDKTFNTSQLVRQLNDKSLPLIVTTIQKMAKAIQGNAHLLEQYKTNKVVFIIDECHRSQFGDMHRLVKQHFKNAQYFGFTGTPRFPENSSQDGRTTADIFGRCLHTYLIRDAIHDGNVLGFSVDYINTFKNKALKAEDNSMVEAIDTEEVWLADKRVELVARHIINNHDKYTRNRQYSSIFTVQSIHALIKYYETFKRLNKKLEQPLTVAGIFTFKPNEDDRDGEVPYHSREKLEKMISDYNKKFETNFSTDTHNEYFNHISKNVKKGVKDSKIDILIVVNMFLTGFDSKVLNTLYVDRNLMYHDLIQAYSRTNRVEKESKPFGKIVNYRDLKKETDDALRVFSQTNDADTILMRSYEEYKKEFMEAYHELKIIVPTPHMVDDIQDEEELKRFVEAYRLLAKILLRLKAFDEFEFTVDEIGMDAQENEDYKSKYLAVYDQVKRSTAEKNKVSILNDIDFEIEMMRNDTINVNYIMNILRQIDLEDKAEQRRNREQIRRILDHADDPTLRLKRDLIKEFIDNVVPSLNKDDNIDEAYVNFESIKKEAEFKGFAGERSIDEQALKTISNDYQYSGVVNPHQLKQMIGELPLKEKRKARKAIESFVAETTEKYDV; via the coding sequence ATGGCACATCAAAGTGAATATGCATTAGAAAATGAAATGATGAACCAACTTGAACAACTAGGCTATGAAAGGGTAACGATACGAAATAATGAGCAATTGCTTGATAATTTCAGAGCCATTTTAAATGAACGTCATGCGGATAAATTAGATGGGAAACCACTCACTGATAAAGAATTTCAACGTCTTCTAACGATGATTGATGGGAAAAGTATTTTCGAGAGTGCACGTATTTTACGTGACAAATTACCACTTCGACGTGATGATGAGTCTGAGGTTTATTTGTCGTTTTTAGATACTAAAAGTTGGTGTAAAAATAAGTTTCAAGTGACAAATCAGATAGCAGTTGAAGATGCCTATAAAGCACGTTATGACGTTACAATTTTAATCAATGGATTACCCCTTGTTCAAGTAGAATTGAAGCGTCGTGGCATTGATATTAATGAAGCATTTAATCAAGTAAAACGATACCGTAAACAAAATTACACAGGTTTATTCCGTTATATACAAATGTTTGTTATTAGTAATGGTGTTGAGACAAGATATTTTTCCAATAATGACAGTGAATTATTAAAAAGTCATATGTTTTATTGGAGTGATAAACAAAATAAGCGTATAAATATATTGCAATCTTTTACTGAGACATTTATGAGACCTTGTCAATTAGCCAAGATGATATCACGCTATATGATTATTAATGAAACAGATAGAATTCTAATGGCAATGCGTCCATATCAAGTGTATGCAGCTGAAGCACTAGTACAACAAGCAACTGAAACAGGCAATAATGGATATATTTGGCATACTACAGGAAGCGGTAAGACGTTGACATCTTTTAAAGCGAGTCAGATTTTGTCACAACAAGAAAGTATTAAGAAAGTTATTTTCTTGGTTGACCGTAAAGACTTAGATAGTCAAACAGAAGAAGAATTTAATAAATTTGCAAAGGGCGCTGTCGATAAGACATTTAATACTTCGCAACTCGTACGCCAATTAAATGATAAAAGTTTACCGCTTATTGTTACGACAATTCAAAAGATGGCAAAAGCAATTCAAGGGAATGCCCATTTATTAGAGCAGTATAAGACGAATAAAGTAGTATTTATTATTGATGAATGTCATCGCAGTCAATTTGGTGATATGCACCGTTTAGTTAAACAACATTTCAAAAATGCCCAATATTTTGGATTCACTGGTACACCACGTTTCCCAGAAAATAGTAGTCAAGATGGTCGTACGACTGCAGATATTTTTGGTAGATGTTTGCACACATATTTAATTAGAGATGCCATTCACGATGGTAATGTACTCGGTTTCTCAGTTGACTATATTAATACTTTTAAAAATAAAGCTTTAAAAGCAGAAGATAACAGCATGGTGGAAGCAATTGATACAGAAGAGGTATGGTTAGCTGATAAACGTGTGGAATTAGTAGCACGACATATCATTAATAATCATGATAAATACACACGTAATCGTCAATATTCAAGTATATTTACAGTACAAAGCATCCACGCGCTTATTAAATATTATGAGACATTTAAGCGACTTAATAAAAAGTTAGAACAACCATTAACGGTAGCTGGTATATTTACGTTTAAACCTAATGAAGATGATCGTGACGGTGAAGTACCATATCATTCACGTGAAAAATTAGAGAAAATGATTAGTGATTATAATAAAAAGTTTGAGACGAATTTTTCAACAGACACGCATAATGAGTATTTTAATCATATTTCAAAAAACGTTAAAAAAGGCGTAAAAGATAGTAAGATTGACATCTTAATCGTTGTTAATATGTTCTTAACTGGTTTTGATAGTAAAGTACTGAACACTTTATATGTTGATAGGAATTTAATGTATCATGATTTAATTCAAGCATATTCACGTACAAATAGGGTTGAAAAAGAATCGAAGCCGTTCGGTAAAATTGTAAACTATCGCGATTTGAAAAAAGAGACGGACGATGCACTGAGAGTATTTTCACAAACCAATGATGCGGATACTATTTTAATGCGCAGTTATGAAGAGTATAAAAAAGAATTTATGGAAGCATATCATGAGCTTAAAATAATTGTTCCGACACCACACATGGTTGATGATATTCAAGATGAAGAAGAACTGAAACGCTTTGTAGAAGCATACCGTTTATTAGCTAAAATTTTATTACGTTTAAAAGCATTTGATGAGTTTGAGTTTACCGTTGATGAAATTGGTATGGATGCACAAGAAAACGAAGATTATAAAAGTAAATATTTAGCCGTGTATGATCAAGTGAAAAGATCGACGGCTGAGAAAAATAAAGTATCCATATTAAATGATATTGATTTTGAAATAGAAATGATGCGTAACGATACGATTAATGTGAATTACATTATGAATATATTGAGGCAAATTGATTTAGAAGATAAAGCAGAACAACGACGTAATCGAGAACAAATTAGACGTATTTTAGACCATGCAGATGATCCGACTTTACGATTGAAACGTGATTTAATTAAAGAATTTATCGACAATGTTGTACCTTCATTAAATAAAGATGACAATATTGATGAAGCATATGTTAATTTCGAAAGTATTAAAAAAGAAGCGGAGTTCAAAGGATTTGCAGGAGAGAGATCTATCGATGAACAAGCCCTAAAAACAATTTCAAATGACTATCAGTATAGTGGTGTCGTAAACCCTCACCAACTTAAACAAATGATTGGTGAGTTGCCATTGAAAGAAAAACGTAAAGCAAGAAAAGCCATTGAATCTTTTGTTGCAGAGACAACTGAAAAATACGATGTGTAA
- a CDS encoding ABC transporter substrate-binding protein, protein MKRIISIAIIVLALVLSGCGVPTKSEVAQTSSKVEVKGERPTIHFLGQASYENDMNIVKDQLENAGFNVKMNIQPDYGSYRTQRQAGNYDIQIDDWMTVFGDPNYAMTALFSSTGSNSLLKDKHVDELLNKASTQNEVDVKQTYKQIEDEVVFDKGYMAPLYGSKKNLVYDNKVLDKNSVGLPNSRALIWQQFDYNNSKERDTRPLVMTQQDGEIPTLDPIRSIAPSVYSINMNMYTRLLLLDENDHLTTKGSLSRDYAVNKDNKAFYFLLRDDDYFAKVVNAEARNTGERVSAEDVKFSLDRARDKKSVPNNNTYNMHKHINDIKILTDDDINQLRKEKDKDDKSIYDKLIKAYNVKSLTTDGQKVNNKDGIYQIVKITTDQSMPREVNYLTHSSAGILSKKFVTEVNHQYPKGYGDSSTFPATSDGKNGLYASGAYIMTQKNTYQAEFQRNPGFNETEQDSYGPAKIKNITLKFNGDPNNALSELRNHSIDMLADVNQKHFDLIKSDKNLSIIRKNGRKSVFLMLNIKKGIFKTHPNLRQAVVNAIDQDQFIKFYRGDKFKIASPITPLVDTGNVQHQDLEKAEKAINQ, encoded by the coding sequence GTGAAAAGAATCATTAGTATCGCAATTATAGTGTTAGCGTTGGTATTAAGTGGTTGTGGTGTCCCTACGAAATCAGAAGTGGCTCAAACATCATCGAAAGTAGAAGTAAAAGGTGAGCGACCAACGATACATTTCCTAGGACAAGCAAGTTATGAGAACGATATGAATATCGTTAAAGATCAGTTGGAAAATGCAGGATTTAACGTCAAGATGAATATTCAACCAGATTATGGTAGTTATCGCACGCAACGTCAAGCAGGCAATTATGATATTCAAATTGATGACTGGATGACGGTATTTGGTGACCCGAACTATGCTATGACGGCATTATTTAGTTCTACAGGATCAAATAGTTTATTAAAAGATAAGCATGTGGATGAGTTATTAAATAAAGCTTCTACTCAAAATGAAGTAGACGTTAAACAAACATATAAACAAATTGAAGATGAAGTTGTATTTGATAAAGGATATATGGCGCCTTTATACGGATCAAAAAAGAATTTAGTATATGACAATAAAGTATTGGATAAAAATAGCGTTGGATTGCCAAATTCACGTGCGCTAATATGGCAACAATTTGATTACAACAATAGTAAAGAACGAGATACGCGGCCACTTGTGATGACACAACAAGATGGCGAAATTCCAACATTGGATCCAATACGTTCAATTGCACCATCAGTATATTCAATTAATATGAATATGTACACAAGGTTATTATTATTAGATGAAAATGACCACTTAACAACAAAAGGTTCGTTAAGTCGTGACTATGCTGTTAATAAGGACAATAAAGCATTTTATTTCTTACTTAGAGATGACGATTATTTTGCGAAAGTAGTTAATGCAGAAGCGCGCAATACTGGTGAACGTGTGTCGGCTGAAGATGTTAAATTTTCTTTAGATAGAGCTCGTGATAAAAAGTCAGTGCCTAACAATAATACGTACAATATGCATAAACATATTAATGACATCAAGATATTAACTGATGATGACATTAATCAGTTGCGCAAAGAAAAAGATAAAGACGATAAATCTATCTATGACAAGTTGATAAAAGCTTATAATGTCAAATCGTTAACAACAGATGGTCAAAAAGTAAATAATAAAGATGGGATTTATCAAATAGTTAAAATTACAACTGATCAATCGATGCCTCGAGAAGTGAATTATTTAACACATTCTTCGGCAGGTATTTTATCTAAAAAATTTGTTACTGAAGTAAATCATCAATATCCAAAGGGCTATGGTGATAGCAGTACATTTCCTGCTACTTCAGATGGTAAAAATGGACTATATGCGAGTGGTGCATACATTATGACACAGAAAAATACCTATCAAGCAGAGTTTCAACGTAATCCTGGATTCAACGAAACAGAACAAGATAGCTATGGTCCAGCAAAAATTAAAAATATCACATTGAAATTTAATGGTGATCCTAATAATGCATTGTCAGAACTTCGAAACCATTCAATTGATATGTTGGCAGATGTGAATCAAAAACATTTTGATTTAATTAAGTCAGATAAAAATTTAAGTATTATACGTAAAAATGGACGTAAGTCAGTCTTTTTAATGCTTAATATTAAAAAAGGTATATTTAAGACACATCCAAACTTAAGACAAGCTGTTGTAAACGCGATCGATCAGGATCAATTTATTAAGTTTTATCGTGGTGACAAATTTAAAATTGCATCACCGATTACACCACTTGTTGACACAGGCAATGTTCAACATCAAGACTTAGAAAAAGCAGAGAAAGCCATTAATCAATAA
- a CDS encoding ABC transporter permease, protein MVKVTTKIASLKLFASYAIATYILVILTSALNIFKGYVADTFYIAETLLIILTIALIIIVVTESNWKRHVTWRRFIEVLLLLMALTGNVFTLLMFVSVRRYQRTSQIHSYNGWEAFIRKIVKHRIAIIGLFVLVYMLSLSIVSQFTFDTSLATKNQFNALLHAPSLAYPFGTDDFGRDLFTRVVVGTKLTFSISIISVIIAVIFGVLLGTIAGYFNHIDNLVMRILDIVFAIPSLLLAVAIIASFGTSIPNLIIALSIGNIPSFARTMRASVLEIKRMEYVDAARVTGENTWRIIWHYILPNAIAPMIVRFSLNIGVVVLTTSSLSFLGLGVAPDVAEWGNILRTGSNYLETHSNLAIVPGICIMFVVLAFNFIGDAVRDALDPKIH, encoded by the coding sequence ATGGTAAAAGTTACAACAAAGATAGCTTCCTTAAAATTATTCGCAAGTTATGCCATAGCAACATATATTTTAGTCATTTTAACAAGTGCTTTAAATATTTTTAAAGGATATGTGGCAGATACGTTTTATATTGCTGAAACGTTGTTAATCATCTTAACCATTGCGTTAATTATTATCGTAGTAACTGAATCAAATTGGAAAAGGCATGTCACATGGCGTCGTTTCATTGAAGTGTTGTTACTGTTGATGGCTTTAACAGGGAATGTATTCACTTTATTAATGTTTGTAAGTGTTAGACGTTATCAACGTACATCGCAAATACATAGTTATAACGGTTGGGAAGCATTTATACGAAAAATTGTTAAACATCGTATTGCTATTATTGGATTATTTGTTTTAGTTTACATGCTGTCATTATCAATCGTGTCTCAATTTACGTTTGATACGTCATTGGCTACTAAAAATCAGTTTAATGCACTATTACATGCACCAAGTCTAGCCTATCCGTTTGGTACTGATGATTTCGGTAGAGATTTATTTACACGTGTTGTTGTAGGGACGAAACTGACATTTTCAATATCAATCATCTCTGTGATTATCGCAGTTATTTTTGGTGTGCTACTAGGCACAATTGCCGGTTATTTTAATCATATTGATAATTTAGTGATGCGTATTTTAGATATTGTGTTTGCAATTCCATCATTATTGTTAGCGGTGGCAATTATTGCTTCTTTTGGCACAAGTATTCCAAATTTAATTATTGCGCTAAGTATTGGAAATATACCATCATTTGCGCGAACAATGCGTGCAAGTGTTTTAGAGATTAAACGTATGGAATATGTAGATGCAGCACGTGTTACAGGAGAAAATACTTGGCGTATTATATGGCATTATATTTTACCGAATGCAATTGCACCAATGATTGTACGCTTTTCTTTAAACATAGGTGTTGTTGTATTAACAACAAGCAGTTTAAGTTTCTTAGGACTTGGCGTTGCGCCTGACGTAGCGGAATGGGGTAACATTTTGCGTACCGGTAGTAACTATTTAGAAACACACAGTAACTTAGCTATAGTACCTGGTATTTGTATTATGTTCGTCGTTTTAGCATTTAATTTTATAGGTGATGCAGTGCGAGATGCACTTGATCCAAAAATTCATTAA